The region aatattggaaAGTAGGAAAATTCTTTAAATGCTACAAGGGTAAACATGGAGAAAAAGAATTAATGTTGCATAGATATTGTAAAATAACTTATATTCTGGGGAAAAAAACTcacaaaaagtgacttataataggggacggaTGAGTAAGTATTATGAAATTGATTTTAATATCTGCATCGGCGTGACACAATCAAAATCGTACGTTGACTCTTTTATACTCAATACTTAATCCCAATCAACAAAGTAATTAAAAACTctttaacacttttttttttcaaaatatcttcaATAACCAATTAAGTTGAGGCTCTGAAATTACATTAAAACCGTATAATTATTCTAAAAATTTATTCTCAATACACACTGTTTAAATTGAATTCTAAATTAAATGCTTAAAGAACTTAATACAAACATAATCCATACTAGTCTTTGCATTACTATTGAGTTTATTTTAGTCTCAATTATGATACCTAAATATACCCAACAAATAAGAAATTATACATACAACTTTTTATCTATCTCTTTATCAcatcatattatatattattattacattCATTActtttgcttttctctttttttctcatTCTATAATTCTACACTCATTGTGTGTCCACCACCACCCTTATTATCTTACTAGGAATGCCTCTTCTTTCTTAGATGTTGTATGGGTTGAGGAGGGGCCTCCGGGGTTATCTAGTTTCTTGAGGATTTATGTATTGACTTCTATACCAGAttcgatttaatttaatattattgaatgagttccaaaaaaaaaattatgtcaaCAATTCATTTCCACCTCCACATTTATGTTGTGTTTGGTTCGGTAAATTTTAGCAGGATGGAAAGTAAGGGGCTAGAtaattgttggaaaatactgTGCTTACTTGTTTGGATAGCACATGAAAGGAAATTGAGTTGAAAACCGTACACGCACAGTGCCTTATAAGTTTTCTTTGCAACAATGGAGTGAAAACTGATAATTGAAGTGCAAATGTGCGGTGAAAGTTCATGTTTTCACACCATTTtggttttaatatttatataaaaggGTAAAGTAATAATTATATAAACAATAACACTCACTTTAATTTTCCTTTCATTTTAACTTCCTTTTCATTAAATCCAAACAACTTGAAAATCATCTCATTTTCCTTTTATATTTCTTCCtcttataattttttcttttatattttttccacTCATTTCCACCTCTACATCCGAACGGACCAATTAATAAGTGATATGATTTATGATGTTATATATAGATAATACAAGATAGGAAAAAATGTGTACAACTACAAATGAATGAAAGAAAGTTAATTGGCCAGAGTTGATGAACAATTGGATATTTATTTATCCCAAAAACAAACTTTGCTGTCCAGATCACTCTGTCACCCTTAAAGTTGAACAAGCAGGGTACTCCCTTTAGATCTCACATGCAACATAAATTGTGAACACCCTCCCTCTCCTGCAGTACCCCCCAAAGCAACACAACACACCTCGCCAACACTGAAAACAGAGCAATGTCTACCTCCAGAAGAAAACTCCTTCTAAACTCTGTCTCCGTGAACCTGGGCTGCGGAACCTGCAGAAAACCAAAACTTGATCTCATATTCCACCCAAAACCAAAGCCCAAGAACTCCACCACCTACCCAATACGCAAACTTCATCACCATCATTCATTTTCAGATCATGACTCTGCCACCagcaccaccacaaccacaaaCACCACATTCTCTCCATGCAGCTATGTTGAGTTTGGTGACTATGAGAAATCTTCTAGTTCTTCAAACACCATTAAGGGGCCTGGAAaagttggaagaagaagaagtgaaagCGGCGTGGCAGTGGAGAAAGACTCTGATGACCCTTACCTGGATTTCAGGCGTTCCATGCTGCAAATGATATTGGAGAATGAGATATACTCTAAGGATGGTCTCAGGGAGCTTCTAAACTGCTTTCTTCAGCTCAATTCACCGCAACACCATGGAGTTATTGTCAGAGCTTTCACTGATATCTGGAATGGGGTCTTCTCTGTGAGGTCTGGTCCTGTTCACAGAGGCTAGTTAGCTCCACCTGAAATGGTATGTCACGTGACTTCTAGGGGATGCACGTGGCCAACAAGTTGTACTCGTATCGTTGCTAATGTGTGAtgtaatcaatatcaatatactctaagaaaagaaaccctttctggGTTACGTGTCACCTTCTCCTTTTTCCTGGATTATTTTAAGTTTTCTTCTTATTTCAAGTACCCACTCTTC is a window of Lotus japonicus ecotype B-129 chromosome 5, LjGifu_v1.2 DNA encoding:
- the LOC130720487 gene encoding transcription repressor OFP6-like, coding for MSTSRRKLLLNSVSVNLGCGTCRKPKLDLIFHPKPKPKNSTTYPIRKLHHHHSFSDHDSATSTTTTTNTTFSPCSYVEFGDYEKSSSSSNTIKGPGKVGRRRSESGVAVEKDSDDPYLDFRRSMLQMILENEIYSKDGLRELLNCFLQLNSPQHHGVIVRAFTDIWNGVFSVRSGPVHRG